The Thalassophryne amazonica chromosome 6, fThaAma1.1, whole genome shotgun sequence genome includes a region encoding these proteins:
- the smim29 gene encoding small integral membrane protein 29 has protein sequence MNSTTQPPATVDGDAAVTYVLVPFVLITVIGIAAAMVMYIRRKRRIDRLRHQLLPVYSYDPSEELIEAEQEMLWREEDTRVVQMWARNDQQRHPLLTKDVNA, from the exons ATGAACAGCACGACTCAGCCCCCCGCCACCGTGGATGGGGATGCAGCAGTCACCTACGTGTTGGTGCCATTTGTTCTCATCACTGTTATTGGAATAGCTGCAGCCATG GTCATGTATATACGGAGGAAAAGGAG AATTGACAGACTCCGTCATCAGCTGTTGCCAGTTTACAGCTACGATCCCTCAGAGGAGCTCATTGAAGCCGAACAAGAAATGTTGTGGAGAGAAGAGGACACGAGG GTTGTGCAAATGTGGGCCAGAAATGATCAACAGCGACACCCTCTTCTGACAAAAGATGTAAATGCATGA